A single window of Rhodamnia argentea isolate NSW1041297 chromosome 5, ASM2092103v1, whole genome shotgun sequence DNA harbors:
- the LOC115731535 gene encoding uncharacterized protein LOC115731535, with product MKSEFGSRLDFELEDPLVSAPAKKSKKVIGLDDLLSDFYKEKGKRVAGAAKRKRVLKHDSDEEDDAREATLSHTLDQYQKQMKEMGGEDELSHWGLQVFGVQKSPPAVVLPELGSCATFQALGHSKHNSLVEVGKREESDFLEGLLVNGWLSKLITLSGHLEMALAKWTFHLLMFASEKRLRTSACDLWCDVLSGKNEGTSAPIKIDWLPTYSELERALSIYGFVFVLSDAGSVDMDSKHAGPSLNIRAWIKFVAASCQVRSKWPIFSTSQAEKLTEVLICLFLDRRLEGLSMLLYECLLSVISYFTHEEWSTSCKKVTKSLASRLSMDLNCLRAVECISGIDARSKCLRSEVAYRLLANFLNHKAADEEILASLISINVKEKGCDLFRMYIYLVLAENWLFFNSTLEEKAVIREMWGLYLRNCSCLITSTDLRSFAAKVRNRALYLLQGSVTR from the exons TAAGAAGGTCATTGGCTTGGATGATCTGTTGAGCGACTTCTATAAAGAGAAAGGGAAGCGGGTCGCGGGAGCAGCGAAACGGAAAAGGGTGCTAAAGCATGACTCCGACGAGGAAGATGACGCCAGAGAAGCAACTTTGTCCCATACCCTTGATCAGTATCAAAAACAG ATGAAGGAAATGGGTGGCGAAGATGAATTATCCCACTGGGGACTGCAAGTTTTTGGAGTTCAG AAAAGTCCACCAGCTGTAGTTTTACCTGAGCTTGGTAGCTGTGCTACTTTCCAGGCTCTTGGTCATAGCAAACATAATTCATTGGTGGAAGTCGGTAAACGAGAAG AATCCGACTTTTTGGAAGGACTCCTGGTGAATGGCTGGTTATCCAAGCTCATAACATTAAGTGGTCATCTTGAAATGGCTCTTGCAAAATGGACTTTCCATTTAT TGATGTTTGCATCAGAAAAGAGATTGAGAACTTCGGCATGCGATCTCTGGTGCGACGTACTCTCAGGCAAAAATGAG GGAACTTCTGCACCCATCAAAATAGACTGGCTCCCTACATATTCTGAACTGGAAAGAGCCCTTAGCATATATGGATTCGTGTTCGTCTTATCTGACGCAGGATCTGTTGATATGG ATTCCAAGCATGCTGGCCCATCTTTGAATATTCGAGCTTGGATCAAATTTGTGGCCGCTTCTTGTCAAGTAAG gAGTAAATGGCCTATTTTTTCAACTTCACAAGCCGAAAAATTAACCGAAGTGTTGATTTGTCTGTTTCTAGACCGCCGACTTGAAGGCCTTTCAATGCTTCTGTATGAATGTTTGTTATCAGTAATCAGTTACTTTACCCATGAGGAATGGAGCACCAGCTGCAAGAAAGTAACGAAATCTCTTGCTAGCAG GTTATCTATGGACCTGAACTGCTTGCGTGCTGTTGAGTGCATTTCTGGCATTGATGCTCGTAGCAAGTGCCTCAGAAGTGAAGTTGCCTATCGGCTGCTTGCAAATTTCCTCAATCATAAG GCTGCAGATGAAGAAATCCTGGCTTCGCTCATATCCATTAATGTGAAAGAAAAAGGTTGTGATCTTTTCAGAATGTACATTTATTTGGTTTTAGCGGAGAATTGGCTCTTCTTCAACTCAACTCTAGAAGAGAAAGCAGTAATCAGGGAAATGTGGGGTCTTTATCTGCGGAACTGTTCCTGTCTAATTACCAGCACAGATTTGAGATCGTTCGCGGCAAAG GTTCGAAACAGAGCCTTGTATCTTCTTCAAGGTTCTGTCACCAGATGA